The stretch of DNA AATGagtgtaaatataaaaaaatctttattttatgcatttttaattaAGATAAGAAAACAGGGGGACTTATTAATGTTTAGTATGTTGTTATATTAGTTTTTTAAAGAGTTTCTCTTTTGTTGTTGGGTTTTTCAATGGTCacactgggttaaaattgaccaaatgctgggttgttttaacccaactgttgggttattataccctATGGTTGTATAACAGCatcccaacattgggtcatctTGCTAATCTGTGCTTTTTCTGTATTATATTAACTTTATGTTTCTGAATTTAAATAGAACTAACATGATTAGATAATAGTAGGCTAGTATTGCTGGATTTAACTCATTTTTACTCagatcaacttaattttattggGCTTAGTTAACTGAAAacaattaagttcaacttaattCATATATCTAAATTTAGATAATTTAATTGtgtgcaaccacttaccttaaaaattgaaaaaatgcaataaatatatatttttttagtgtGCATATCCACCAATGGGTTCCATCTCtgaaagatttattatattcAGATGAAATAGTTTTATGTTGAACCCAATTTAATGACCAAATTAAATGTTGCTgtttagttttttgttttcaCACAACGCCATATAATAAATCCTCAATTCAGcatttttgtctttctttatatCCAATTTCCCATCCATTTCTATTTCCTATCTTTATCCTTTCTCTTTCCTGGCGAGTGACGGTATGTTGAGATTGTGATTTATTACTCTGTCATAAGCTTATAAACgtatttaatttttcatatatCAGTCGTCCTTTTCGTTCTCATCGTACAAAATCATGCTCAGATTTGATCCTAAAAGGACAAACCTACACACCACATCATTTCATGCCCAACCCAACAGAGTTTAATCATCCAGCGCTGATGAAAGCACGTACATCTGCTCGACCCTTACATCTGATCACTGAATCTCTGTCAAAATCTGCTGATCATGTGATCAAGAAGCAGGGCTGAGACTATTACACAGACAAACCTTGCCCTCTAGTGGTTCTTGAATTCTTTGCATTAGTCCTAGTTAGGTTATACTATACTGTATGGTAGTGGTCTGAAGTAAAATAAGCTAAGACAACAAAAAAGTAAGATATTTCTTAGTGTTTGGTAATAATCAAATAGGGGGCCTTGAAGAAAAAAGGGTCTAGTAGGGGAGaacggggtaagttgtcacatgggtaagttgtcacactgttGATAACTCCAATATTTTGTGTTCACGTGTGGTCAAGATTGCTCTTATCTGACGTTAGcaaaatgttcttattttttggcttaaaaagtaaaaaatgtgcACTAGATAGAAGAGactttgggccctatcttgcacccagcgcaattgactttgtcagtgacgcatgtatcattcgtattttgcgccggcgcacagcggggtttttccctccacagatgcacgtcagcaaactagggaatgaacttgcgctccctgggcggttcagcgcaaaaagtaggcgtgttgcggcgcaaaccatctcttatgctattttgcagtttcaaaaaacaattgcgctactaaccaaaaaaaactagtctaaagtcagtggcgcgttgcgcgtggttcattatgctattttaagggcgcatgcttgaccataatgtataacgtgcacaacgcgcatacactttgcttatctaatctacacagatgcaacagttatttttgcaaatcataaattgttacacttaaaaatattaatacacgagataaggggaatcatagtggtgagcattgtggtgatagtttttatttattctcatgcaaataacgattaaaatattttcataactttgttgtgtggctgtattacgtttattttatgtaaataatagttaaaatgttttcataagaaaccttaatgtatatgaacttgatttgtaagagtactttggggttggaccttgcttgcgtttcttgggtccgatttcaaagcccccaaaccctttcagcggtgagggtggacgcagcgatgtcctctgctggcgtcaagtcctgaggcagatccacctcccgttacacggcgtgcccgatttatgctggcaagcgtgggattcccccgtacaaggacgtcggtctcctcggctgtgaaccgctcctggcgtgcgcctggtaaatccgtcatagcatcccgccatggaacttgcgcccttgcgtttaaagggaatgttggctagcgttctgattggtttatttgacgttacgcccaaaccacacctatgaataatgaacctacttcagaccaaccccttattgatttgcgcccggcgcaagagttatttctcacgccgggaaaatagcaacagcgcccaagatccgcccacaaactcacttgcgcgttgcgcttcgcacttgcgtttcagatcgttaaaatagagcccaatAACTTGTTTATTGATACTTTAGCTGACCAGAGATTTAACCAACAttagcacacatgtcagtttggggcaagttgtcacatGCTTTTCACACTGGAAATATTTAACCCTGTGTTATTCTAAACCCCGGGTAAACGGAATCCTGGCTTATCTGTTTCACATTTCACACTTTTCGTACTTTATcaggggttaagagataaccctgggtattcataatctgaTGTTTCACACTGCATTTCTAAACCCTAGGTGTCTAAAACCCTGCTCATatacacctgtctgtaattatcaagcaattatcacacttttcacactgtggttaaccctgggttatcttcgTTCTAAACCCTGCTTTTGACCCTGGGTTAAGAAGCATTTCACATAGAAGCAGAtttatccctgaaattaacccaaGGTTATGCTCCGAAGCAGGGTTAGGATCGCTTTTGTGGGGTTAACCCTGAAGTCTTTTACAGGGTGTACTGCACCGAATCAATGTCGTCTGATTTTTTAAAGAACACCTGGACTACACCAAGATGGATCAAATTGTCCCTAACACATAATGAAACTTATGATCTGGGCCAAATCTGTGTGATAGCACCAGAAAAACTGTAGGTGGAAATTGTAATGACCACTTTAACATAATGGCTTTAAATGTTTGACTACACAATATATTTTAATCTATAGGTTGTACTTGCTGTGAAAAGGCCTAAAATTGGTTTAAAGTAAACAGACATTTCATTAGATGATTTTCTAATATTCTAAAAGAAaggttgttaaaaaaaataagatatgtcagtgcaagttgttttcagtttggacagctcttacatttattttagtctaggactagtctaatccctgtccaggaaaatGCCCCATGGGGTTTTATAGTGCTTTAACCAATTCAAAACTCTAGATTTGTTCTGATAAACCTCGAGAACTCTGTTTGAAAGATCCATACCCATAGGCTAAAATtacacttaaaggaacagtatgtaggattgtggccaaaactggtattgcaataacaaaacttgtggctaaaactggtactgcaatcacccaactggtggccaatacacaaaatgacaacataaacatcagttaagggctgcaactccactttataaatgacaatatcctggccagaccactgttgtcagtgatatatttatttgaaatgaaaatgatttcttaatgtctagtgacatatcagggccattttatgattaattgatataaatttcttacatactgttcctttaaataagaGCCTGCTTAACTCAGTTACTACGATGTCAGagtaaagcccttttcacacagattaCGGAAAATGTGTCTGAGATTTAATTTTTAGTTCATTCACACTACTGCCAACAATTTTCCGGAATCCGCAAAGATCCCATAATAACCCATGACGATTTTTTCCACATCGTCTGAAGTTTGTTAATTATACGTGATTTCTCTCTCGCGCGCAGGCATTTTAGTTTATGACAAGATCATAAGGAGCGCGTGACGTGATGCGCTGTTCTGTCATGCGGAGGGGTTTGTGTTTACACAAATTGACCTCTCTGCCAATTTGTTGAAAATTTTCTgagaccaaagtgctgtgtgaatagGGTTTAAGACTCTTAGCACATCTTCCTCATTTTTACTTCAAGACAAAATTGTCTTGGGTCACTTTAACTTACTCTCTTTAACCCTGTTAACCTAATGTATTGTAATATAACAGACACACTAAGGCATTAGATGGAAAATATCCCGTAACTGCTGTCATTTCCATGATCATATCATGAAATCATAGACCTTCGGTGCACAGAGGGCAACCTGACCAATGGATTATAACAGAAAGACGGTCTGATGATGATTCGTGAACAGCATGTGTCAGTCGAAGAGACCAGACACAAACAGCACTTCAATTTTCATTTCCAAGAGTCTGCATTTCAGTTCTCCTGCAGCAGTTCTTTCTGACCTGCCCTAAATGTCTTAAATAGGCTACATAAAATACTGAAGAGGCAAATCCTTCTCATTTTCTGCTACAGAGGCTGAAGGGTCATGCAAACGTGTATAGACGTGCAGATGTATCACTACTTTGTTTTCTCTATTTATGTTGGACATCTTTATTCCCTTTTAAGTTTTCAGTTTTAACAATTATACTCTATGCAAtcacattattgttttttttttaaaacttacttTCACAATATTAGAAAATTATCTTCTTAAATGTCTGTTTACTTTAAACAATTTTAGGCCTTTTCACAGCAAGTACAACCTATAGATTAAAATATATTGCATAGTCAAACATTTAAAGTCCTTATGTTAAAGTGGTCATTAAATTTCCACCTTTTTCTGGTGCTATCACACAGATTTGGCCCAGATCATAAGTTTCAATATGAGTTAGGGACAATTTGAACCATCTTGGTGTATTCCAGGTGTTCTTTAAAAGATCAGACGGCACTGATTTGGTGCAGTACACCCTGTAAAAGACATCACAGACACAATTTGTTCCCTTACATGTGGACATAATGGTGCTTACTGTACATGCTGTGTCCATATACACCTTTTGCTTTTGAGTTACACTTGTTGTTTTCCAAAAAAAGTCCATGTTGTTAAGTTATCTAGTTGTTCTTATTTTGTGGTAAttaataaatgataataataaaaccaaaaattCTTAACCACTACTAATAAATGTCAGTCCAGGTATAACATTTTCACATTCTTGCtgcttatataaaaaaaactagcAGGGGTTGTCATTatttatgattattattattattaataataataataataatgatgatgatgatattttcatttatttatttaagctatATGAATCTGTTATAAGAAAACTTTGGATGTAGAGATTTCATTCCCAGCAAgaaaaaattattagaggaatgTTATTAAACGACATTAAGTAGCCTAATTCTGGGTTTTAATAGGTGAATATGCGATCTTGTCTGTTTTACAGCTTCACATTAAGTCTGTTTCAGATATTTAAATTGCTACTATTTCATGCCTTCAAGGAAAAGTTCTTGTCCTTTCTAAAGCACGCGCTAATTGCGCACTCCTGCTGCGCACTTACAACACAAAAACCAACCCCATCTTGATGTACTTTAATCTAAAATGAGACATCCATTTGATATATAAAGTTATCCTGGCAATTTGAGCGCGTAGGCAACTTAGTAAACGTCCTGAAGTTGGCGCGCGCATCTGGTGCGCACTTCTTGAAATACAACTGTGCGGCGTCTTTCGTGGAGAACAAACGAATATGTTTCTTAGTTCATATGAAACCTCATCTCGACCAGACTGAAACGACCGGAACTTGGTGGCCACTTTATTATGGTGCGCATCCAAGACTGATATTTTAACGCACGCCGGAGTCTAGCCGACATCATCTTCATCCCCAGTGCGGTACCTTTAACTTTCTGTGAAAGAGCGCAAGCGTCTGGACCGCTGTCGGGTGAGTAAAAACTTACAAAAAGAAATATAAAGGTTTTTGACCATATGAAtgaatgtttaagaaaaaggcttttgtttatttgtattgGTCATTTGGATTTAGCGCATGATTACCGtgagattttttaaattatttttgtggATACCATAACTAGACACGTGAGCTTTATTTATTGCTGTAATTTGTGTATTGTTTGCAGCTTTACTcgaaataaaaaagttattaaagataaaaaataaacggaatattactgaaaataaaaattaataatacAAATTCTAAATCAAACATCTGATCTTAGGACTTaaaacttgttttgttttttttactttattttctacatttaagacctaattttgttttatgtaaattatatattttgttttaagtgagaattttaatttttatattgttttgtttatttatttatagtatatatTATACAAGAAAGAAGTGTTTAGAAAGTCTAAACATTTCTTAAGCTTAGTTTTGTATAAAATTgaactaatattttttgtttatttgcagAAAGTGTTGATCATGCCATATAAAGAGTTAGCCAATAATAAATGCCAGATGTCCAAAGATCTGTGCAATGGGAGTTGTACTAAGAGAGAAATGTCTGTGACGTCAACAGTGATTTCAATGACGGTGGGCATCATATCCAACATTCTGGCCCTCTTCATTTTAATTAAAGCCTACCGCAGGTTCAGATTTAAGTCAAAAGCAGCATTCCTGTTGTTTGCTAGTGGTTTGGTGGTGACTGACTTCTTTGGACATTTGATCAACGGTTCTCTGGCTGTCTACGTTTATGCCTCACAAAAAGACTGGGAAAGATTCGACCCACACAAATCTCTGTGTGACTTTTTTGGAGTTTGTATGGCTTTCTTTGGACTCACTCCTCTGCTGCTGGGAAGCCTGATGGCAGTTGAGCGTTGCATCGGAGTGACCAATCCTCTCTTCCACACCACAGCACTGGGGTCCCATCACGTGAAGAGGTTGTTGGGTATGACCTGGCTCCTGGGTCTCCTGGTAGCCCTGCTTCCCATCCTTTTCCAGCGTCCATACCAGGTCCAGCGTTCCCGAAGCTGGTGCTTCTTTCGCCTACAGGGACTACATGACTGGGTTGATGTGCTTCTTCCAGTATTGTTCTCTGTTGTGGGTTTGCTTGCTCTTCTTGTCTCACTTATCTGTAATACTGTGAGTGGTCTGACTCTCCTGCGGTGTCGGGTACAACTTGACCGAGATGATCATCGCCACAGTCGTAATACATCACACCACTCTGAAATGGTCTGTCAGCTTTTAGCCATTATGTTGGTTTCATGTGTCTGCTGGGGACCAATTTTGGTGAGAATATCTTTTATATTTCTGACACTAGTTAGAAAGAATCACTGATAGATTTTTGTCAAGAGCTAATGGTACACTGTGCAACTTTAAtgtaacatacagtatatgtaaaGTGTCAAATGTTTAATGCACTCTGTGATTTGGTCCCCAGATAACAAGCATCATTTTAAGCCTGCAGCACCATGGTGAGGATCAGACTTCATACACACAAATGTTGCTGGTTGTTCGCTTGGCAACTTGGAATCAGATTCTCGATCCATGGGTCTACATCCTCCTTAGGAAAGCTGTGTTAAAAAGGCTTTTCCATGTGGCATTGAGGCTTTGCAGTCCGCATCCAAAACAAATATTTCGGTGGCAGGAAAGCGCTCTGGGGAGTTCAGTGATCAGCCGACCAGACTTCATCCGCCTGGATGGACGTTTTCTACCGGATACAGCGATCCAATCAGATCATCATCTCCCATGAGGTTTAGCTGAAGGTCACTTACAGATTGATTCTGAGTAATAGAAGTACATCTGtgccaaaaaataaataaaaaataataactttCATCGGATTGAAAAGGAACTTGCATTTTGACTGAAgttttaatcagatttaatcatatttattttaatgagaTCAGAAGAGTACAATAGAGTCTCCTACAGGCTTTTGAGGGTTTGGCTTTAAACTTTAGGCTCTGTTGCATCAACCAAGttcaaactttaattttaaaggtcACAGTTAAACATATGCTTTTACTGTATATTTAAGCTATTTATGTAATTAGGCATGTTGATACTTGGATGATCTATTGGGTAGCTACAGTAAATGCTGTATTAATGAGTTGTTCTTATCAGCTTTaaatagttattttcatttttgctaCTGTTGCTTTATCTTGTGATTTTAGCACTGCTGATATGTTTAAAGTGTTGATGTAAGACTGATTACTGATACAGGAAGTAAGACTGGGACATATTGAGTGGCTCCTCCCACTTTTAATATAGATTGTATAGgtgcagtttcccggacagagattagACTAATCCTGGACTAAAATAAacgtaagagctgtccaaattaaaaacaacttgcactgacatatcttaaaatacatcagtgccctgtgttttgcctcaaaatgcacacaagtcatgtttttagtaaggcatgtttgttaaaactagttatatttcctaattaaacgaagaactagtcctggtttaagataatccctttccgggaaaccaccccatagtgtATAGTTTACATTACAGTCTGGAGAAGATGACTTGCAGAATATAGTTGTAAAATGCGAATTTTATCAATGTTTTGAAGCACATTGTTTTGTAAAGTAGATATCATTACAGCTAAGATATTTAtacaaaatgctttaaaaatcaagtttgatttcacatggaCTTATTGGATGTTGTTGTTATCATCATGTATTtcgtacatatattttttacacatctgtGAACTTTAGCTTTATTAAGTTTACAATCCTGTCTTAATAACAATTAGACACAGTTTTAGACACAGTTTTGTATTCTTACAGAATTCAGGATGAAGTAATACAATGTTTTACAGATCACTAAAATTAAAGAAATttgaatgtttttcatttatcacttatttgggtcagtgacaaaaacaatttggcaagatgagaaattcaaaaatctttttaaaaaacttgttttaaaagcacgcatcaatatatttcaatgcacatagtgtatttatgttaagtttatttaataaaaaaatacatttgcacaatttttatgaaatttaagactgaatggacctaaaaatgtcaaatggtttAACCcccaattgcgccaaagaatgagaaatataaaaaataatatattttattttattttatccaccttgatggcatgtaagcgaaatcatcaaaataataataataataattttattagttatttctaaatgtaaattttaatgcggTTTGTAGTATTTTTCCTGACGTATGCTGAAAACaactctgttttctaaat from Paramisgurnus dabryanus chromosome 14, PD_genome_1.1, whole genome shotgun sequence encodes:
- the ptgfr gene encoding prostaglandin F2-alpha receptor, which codes for MPYKELANNKCQMSKDLCNGSCTKREMSVTSTVISMTVGIISNILALFILIKAYRRFRFKSKAAFLLFASGLVVTDFFGHLINGSLAVYVYASQKDWERFDPHKSLCDFFGVCMAFFGLTPLLLGSLMAVERCIGVTNPLFHTTALGSHHVKRLLGMTWLLGLLVALLPILFQRPYQVQRSRSWCFFRLQGLHDWVDVLLPVLFSVVGLLALLVSLICNTVSGLTLLRCRVQLDRDDHRHSRNTSHHSEMVCQLLAIMLVSCVCWGPILITSIILSLQHHGEDQTSYTQMLLVVRLATWNQILDPWVYILLRKAVLKRLFHVALRLCSPHPKQIFRWQESALGSSVISRPDFIRLDGRFLPDTAIQSDHHLP